GCCAGCGTTCCGCGTAGCGACTGTCACAGACACATTGACATGCCTGGCTTCTGCATACACGCTGCCTCCATTCCGTAAACCTTTTGTACTGCCCCGGGCAAGCCAACGTAACATGCTATCCGGAGCAGAGCTTCCTACGGTACGTAGAGTCACGTTCCGTATCAACATACATACGGCGACGCTGAAAGCTATATTCCGtgcaggctgcggaggctACTGAGGTCGTGCCTCCAGCTGTAGCTCCTACAGCAACATGCTGAAAAAATTCTGTTTCCTCTGAACCAATACCGGCCCCGTAAATCGCGTCGTAGACTAGATTGTTCCCCCGGAAACTGGGCAGCTGACCAGAACACTACCTCACCCAGTTCACGTTGTCGGTACGCATCTGCTGCACCGCTTTAGGTTTGATTAGCACACCGCTTCCACAGCGACCCGACTTGGCAAGACAGTCTGAGCAGGGGCAAGCTCTACCAGTACAAAGTGCAGCTCCGTCATGGGCGGTCGACAGGAAGTCGGCAGGAAGGCGGGATCACAGAGTGCGCTCGGCATCGATGAGCTCCGCCGTTTAGAAAACAGTGAGCAGCGAGGCAGTCAAAGCTAGGAGAGAAGCTACAAGTCCGCCAGCAACACTCCAGGCAGCAGAATGCACGACGATGGTGAGGTATTTGTCTGCCGTCTGAGCCGCCCCTGAAAGCCGTCTTAAGCGTGCCTGCGGCTGGTGTAGCTGATTGCCAGCAAGCGCTACACTTGATGAGGATGCTGCCGCAccttcttcgtccttcttGACTCCTCCATTGGGCACTTCAGCGGCCGTCTCTTGAACACCGGGCTGCAGTTTTCCGgggcccgccgcgcctgcgccctgaCCCTTAGGACTTATCGAGCTCGAGACGCTTTCGCTTGCACTGTTGATTTTTTGATGGTCAGGACTTGGCAGAATTGGAGGACCTTTCACTTCTGATTCTGGCGCAAGTTCTTTGAGCGGTGCCGGTCCTGCCTGCGGCAGGGCTGAGGGAGAATGCTCTTTTCGGTCTTCTTCCAAATCCCCTTTGGAACCTGGCGTTGAGCCACCGTCAGGGCCTCTATTGACGACTTGATCTTCGTCTTGAACAGACGGGCTTTGTCTTATCTCATGCGCATGATTGTCTGACTCTTGAAAACTGTTCGTTCCTCCAGGGCGACTCGGGCTCTCAGCGCCAGCCTTCAGCGTAGGAGCAGCCTCGACGGGGACCTTGGAAGTGTCATTGAAGTTGGCATCTTGCTTGTCGTCGTGCTCAGTTCCCACATGTGAGCCTTCTGGCTGCACaggcggagactgcggagtGCGCTTCATCATGAACCTCACACAGAAACTGGCCCCATCGCCAACCACGTCTGCAGGAGGATTCGTAAACGTGTAATTCGCAGCCGGTGCCGGCGactcttcctcgccgtccaAAGGCTTCACAGCCGGGTCACGAACCCACAACGGCTTCTGATAATCAGGAAATAACTTTTTGTACTCTACGGTTTTTGTGAAATCGCACCCACCGTTCTCAAACACATACGCCACGCTGTTCATCTGCTCAGACGAAGGCTCTGCGGAAGGCGCTTCAGTCAACTGCGGCATAAAAATAGCTGCATTTGTGGAGTCGACGACGCGAAAGGCTTTCGAGGGCCCCAGCCAAACGACTGTCTGTTCGTCAACATCCACTCCGTCTTCCGGGATGGTGATGATAGACTCTGGCTCGGCTGTCGTCTCTCCTGCTCCGGTCGCGGAGCagtgaagcgccgcgccgaccaagagagaggacgacaaGGCTTGCAACAGGACGGGCGCCATTGTTGATTCGCGATTGAGCGGAGCTGAATGTGGGCATGATGCAGATATGATGACCGCCCATTGCTTCGCCGTGATTCGGTGGCGTCTGGAATCTCGCGCTCGCATGCGGTGGTCTGAGGGAGCACTGTGACGCCTTGAGGCGAGGCACCGTTGCGAGTCAGTCTTCACCCGAGGGGACGGGGCGGCTCAATCCCAGCCTCCAACCAGGGGTAAACTTGAACTGCCCTTGCGCGTAAGGGCGACTTTTCCCGAAATAACCGTCCCGCAGAGCTCGAGATTCCACCATTCAATTTCTGAATATGCGAgctcgttttttttttcggcagGCGACTTCTCGGTATGCGCGCCTGTGAGCTGAttgtctctgcgtcggtgGCTTCACAGCGGCGCCGGGTGCAGCACGGTGACATGCATGAGGCAACCGCGAAGGCATCTCAGCGTGCGGTTCCCTCCAGCAACCTGACACCCAGCTTTGTCTTATacaggcccgcggcggcaagTTGTTAGCTCGTGTCGCGAACAGCTAAGAGTGCATGCATAAAAAGCATTGCACCGAAAGATCGAAACGTATTCGTGGCggctgcttctctgcgggGGCCGGAGCGCGACAACACACACCCCACTTTTGTTCGTGACCAGCGTGGCAGCGGTAGCTATATGTGGGCGACTCCGAACGAGTGCCCTCCCTGGTTCCTACGTATCGGTCAGTAGTCCGTATACGCGATCCCAAGCTCCTAGATCAATTGCGCATGTCGCATGCAGCCTGCTAATAACTCCAGCCAAGCGCTCCATTTCCTCTGTCACCCTCGGAAACCTTGCGCTCGGCGAGACGACTCACTGGCTGGAATCGGTGTGTAAACTGTGTGCCTGTGAGGTCAAACCCCTGTCGACCGTCCGGCACGCCACAGTCCATCAGGATAAAGTCGGCGGACAATCAACACATCAATCGGGTTTTCGCCGGTCGCACCTCATGATTCCAAGCTTTTGCCGGCTTTCCGCGACTCATGCGTGCGTGCAGTTTATTGGTACTCCATTC
This DNA window, taken from Besnoitia besnoiti strain Bb-Ger1 chromosome III, whole genome shotgun sequence, encodes the following:
- a CDS encoding Toxoplasma gondii family A protein (encoded by transcript BESB_049200); its protein translation is MAPVLLQALSSSLLVGAALHCSATGAGETTAEPESIITIPEDGVDVDEQTVVWLGPSKAFRVVDSTNAAIFMPQLTEAPSAEPSSEQMNSVAYVFENGGCDFTKTVEYKKLFPDYQKPLWVRDPAVKPLDGEEESPAPAANYTFTNPPADVVGDGASFCVRFMMKRTPQSPPVQPEGSHVGTEHDDKQDANFNDTSKVPVEAAPTLKAGAESPSRPGGTNSFQESDNHAHEIRQSPSVQDEDQVVNRGPDGGSTPGSKGDLEEDRKEHSPSALPQAGPAPLKELAPESEVKGPPILPSPDHQKINSASESVSSSISPKGQGAGAAGPGKLQPGVQETAAEVPNGGVKKDEEGAAASSSSVALAGNQLHQPQARLRRLSGAAQTADKYLTIVVHSAAWSVAGGLVASLLALTASLLTVF